From Apilactobacillus bombintestini:
CTGACATCGACATTACTTCTGATAAGGCAGATCTTTTCCAAAATCTACCTAAGGAAGAACCAGTTTGGATGAGTCATGGGGACTTAGTAAGAAAAGTTCCTAATGGTTTTGAAAATGTGGCAAAGGCAGAAGGTTGCCCAATTACTGCAATGCAAGATACCGCTAGAAAGTTCTATGGAATCCAATTCCACGCGGAAGTTAGAAATACCAAATATGGTAATGATATCCTAAAGAACTTCGTGTTTAACGTTTGTGGCGCAGAAGCTAACTGGTCAATGAATGATTTCATTGATATGAAAATCAAACATATCAGAGAAGAAGTCGGCGATAAAAAGGTAATCCTAGGATTATCTGGTGGGGTAGATTCCAGTGTTACTGGTGTTTTACTACACAAAGCAATTGGTGACCAATTAACTTGTATCTTTGTTGATCACGGATTACTTCGTAAAAACGAAGTTAAAGAAGTTATGGACAGTTTACAAGGTAAATTTGGTCTAAACATTATTCAAGTAGATGCTAGCGAATTATTCTTGAACAAACTTAAGGGTGTAACTGATCCCGAAAAGAAGAGAAAAATTATCGGTAAAGAATTTATCGAAGTTTTCAATCAAGAAGCTGCTAAGCTAAAAGATGTTGATTTCTTAGCACAAGGTACTTTGTACACTGACGTTATCGAAAGTGGTACTAACACTGCCGAAACTATTAAGTCACATCACAACGTAGGTGGACTTCCAGAAGACCTACAATTTAAACTAATTGAACCTGTTCGTTCTTTATTTAAGGATGAAACAAGACACTTGGGTGAAGAATTAGGTATGCCAGCTAACTTAGTATGGCGTCAACCATTCCCAGGTCCTGGTTTAGGTATTCGTGTAATTGGTGAAGTTACTAAAGACAAGTTAAAGATTGTTAGAGATAGTGACTACATCTTACGTCGTGAAATTGCTAAAGCAGGTCTAGATAAAGACATTTGGCAATACTTCACTATCCTTCCTGGATTCAAGAGTGTGGGTGTAATGGGTGATGGACGTACTTATGACTACACCATTGCCATTCGTGCCGTAAACTCAATTGATGGAATGACTGCTGATTTTGCAAAAATCCCATGGGATGTTTTATCTGAAATTTCTACTAAAATCACAAATGAAGTCGATGGAGTTAACCGAGTAGTATATGATATTACCAGTAAGCCACCTTCGACAATTGAATGGGAATAAACACTAACTATATTTATTTTCATTCGATAAAAAAGAAAAAGCTGACATTTTATATTGTCAGCTTTTTTATTTTGATAAAATATAAGTATTTAAACGAGAGGAAGATATTGATTATGATACGGAATATATGGCTAAATATCGTAAAAGATCGAGTTCTGCAAGTCGTATCGATAATTTGGTTAGCTTTATTATTTTTAAAGCCCATGAATATTGCTGATATTGATGTAAATACTATCGTTCTCTTATTTAATTTAATGTTAATCATTGCACTGATTAAGCGAGTGGGGATGCTAGATTATATAAGTGAAGCCATCATAAAACGGGTCAAAACGACAAGGCAGGTAGTTATGTGGATGACGATGGTATCATTTATCAGTTCAATGCTAGTAACCAATGATGTAGCAATTATTACATTGGTACCGTTGTATATCATGGTAGCTAAAAAGTATGAGTTGCCATTTATTTATCCGATAATATTGATTACTATTGCGGCTAATTTAGGCAGTGCAGTTACTCCTATTGGTAATCCACAAAATGTCTTTTTAGTGGAATATTATAAAATATCTCTTAAACAATTTTTTGGACACTCTTTGTGGTTGTTGATATTGGGATTAATAACTATTACAGTGCTACTTATGTTTTGTAGTAATAAGGAAATTGACACTAGTGCAGTGAAAAATATAAGTATAAAAAATCGGTATCTGTTAATAGTTTCTGCCTTATTGATTTTAGTATTGTTAGCACAATTTTCGATTATATCTATATGGTTAGATTTATTAATTACACTTTTGCTAGTAGAAACTATTAATTATAAATGTATAGCAGATGTGGATTATTCATTGTTACTTTCCTTTGTGGGATTCTTTTTGATTGTAGGGATGATCAGTCGTTTTACGTGGATAGTAAATATGATTAATCATTTTACGGGCAATTCAATTGCTACTTATCTAACATCGATGGGCAGTAGTGAAGTAATTAGTAATGTACCTACTGCTGTTTTGATTTCTAAGTTTTCTGGTAATTTCTCTGCTATATATGCAGGAGTCTCCATTGGTGGTTTAGGAACTTTGGTAGCTTCACTAGCTAATTTATTAGCATATAAACAAGTCAGTCTCAATTTACCCGAATATAGTAATAAATTTATTAAATACTTCCTCTTAATTAACGTAATTGTATTGGTATTATTATCTATGGTGAAAATATTCTTTATATAAAAAACAAAAGCCTGGCAGCAAAAACTGTCAGACTTTTTATTATAAAAATGTAATTAAAATATCATGAATAATACCTTTCTTTATTTGAAATAACATGATATTTTATAATCATAATATTATATATAAAAAACTAAGAGGTGTTATATATGAAAGCAGCCGTAGTAAGAGATAACTCAGACGGATATGTAGACATTAAAGATGTGGACTTACGTCCTATTGAAAATGGTGAAGCATTAGTTCAAGTAGAATACTGTGGACTATGCCACACTGATTTACACGTGGCTAACGGAGATTTTGGTGATCAAGCTGGCCGTATTATTGGACACGAAGGTGTAGGTCGAGTAGTAGAAATTGCTGACGACGTAGACAACCTAAAAGTTGGTGACCGTGTTTCAATCGCATGGTTCTTTAATGGCTGTGGCCATTGTGAATACTGCTTAACTGGTCGTGAAACTTTATGTCGCCAAGTTAAGAATGCTGGATTCACTGTAGACGGTGCAATGGCAGAACAAGTAATTGTAGATGCTAAATACGCTGTTAAGGTTCCCGAAGAATTAGATCCTGTGGAAGCTACTTCCTTAACTTGTGCTGGAGTTACTATGTACAAGGCACTAAAAGTAGGTCAAACTAAACCTGGCCAATGGGTTGAAATGGTAGGTGCCGGTGGATTAGGTAACCTAGGTGTTCAATTCGCTAACAATGTTTTCGGTGCTAATGTAGTTGCAGTGGCACGTGGAAACAACCTAGAAGCAGCTAAGAAATTAGGTGCTAAGAAGGGTATTGATTACCGTACCGAAAACTTATCCGATAAGGTAAAAGAAGAAACTAACGGTGGTGCACACGTATCAGTTATTACCGCTGTTAACCCAATTGCTTTCGACCAAGCTATTAATGCATTACGTCCGGATGGACATTTAGTAGCAGTGGCTTTACCAAAAGGTAACATGGACTTAAACATTGCCCAAACTGTGCTAAACGGTATTCATGTGGAAGGTTCATTAGTAGGAACTAGACAAGATCTTAAAGAAACTTTCCAAGCAGGTGCTGAAGGCAAAGTTAAACCTATCGTACACACTAGAAAATTATCTGAAATCAACGATGTTATCGACGAAATGAAGAACGGTAAGATCGTAGGTCGTATGGTAATTGACTTTACTAAATAATTAAATTACAAAAAGCGTTGTCCTTTGGATAACGCTTTTTTTGTACTAAAATAATGAAAAAAGGAGGGAATTCAGATGGCTAAGTATATTTTTCATCCGAACGATTTAAAAGATATTAAACCTAGTTACGATGTAGTAATTGTAGGTTCAGGAGCAACTGGTTTAATCAGTGCTATTCAAGTAGCAGAATTAGGATTAAAACCAGTAGTTCTAGAAAAAATGGATAAGTTAGGTGGAAATTCGACTCGTGCTTCTTCGGGGATGAATGCGGCAGAAACTTCTGTACAACTAAAGCATCATGTAGTGGATAGCTTTGCTGATTTTTATAATGACACATATGTTGGTGGTGGAAAAACTAACAACGTGGAATTATTAAAATACTTCACTAGTCATGCTGCATTGACAGTAGATTGGTTAGCTCAACATGGCATTGAATTAGATGATTTAACTATTACTGGTGCAATGCACACTAAGCGTACTCATCGCCCAAGTAACCAAGCACCTATTGGTGGTTATTTAGTCACTAATTTCCTACAAATTATCGAAAAAATGGGCATCGAAGTTTATAACTTAGTAGATGTTACTAAATTAATTAAAGATGGGGACGCCATTTCTGGAGTAGAATTTACCGATAAAGATGATAATGTTCATCATATCAGTACTAACGCTGTTATTTTAGCTACCGGTGGATTTGGTGCCAGCAAGGAAATTATTGGTAAATATCGTAAAGATTTAACTCATTACCGAACCACTAATCAACCGGGTGCGACTGGAGATGGCTTACAATTAGCTAAACAAGCCGGTGCTGCATTAGTGGATATGAATAAGATTCAAGTACATCCCACTGTGCAACAAGATAATGATCATGCTTTCTTAATTGGTGAAGCAATTCGTGGTGAAGGTGCCATTTTAGTGGATAACCAAGGAAAACGTTTTGTAAACGAATTGGATACTAGACAAGCGGTAACGGATGCTATTAATCAATTACCTGATAAACATGCTTACTTAGTCTTAGATCAAAACGTTGTAGACCATGCCATGGCGGTTAAATTCTATGATTCCATGGGTATGGTAATTCATGGTGATACCGTAGCGGATTTAGCTAAAGCTATAGATGTAGATGCCACTAATTTAGAAGATACTGTTGAAAAATGGAATCAAGCAGTGGCAAATCAACATGATGAGTTAGGTAGAACCACGGGGATGCAACGTCCATTGAATAAGGCTCCATACTTAGCTATTCATATCGCACCAGCAGTTCATTACACTATGGGTGGTATTAAGATTAATCACCTAACGCAAGTGTTAAATGCTCATGATGATGTTATTGATGGCTTGTATGCAGCGGGAGAAACTTCTGGCGGTTTACATGGTGATAACCGAATCGGTGGTAACTCCATTGCTGAAACAGTAGTATTTGGTAGACAAGCTGGACAACAAGTTTACCGCTATATTAGCGAAAACAAGAAATAATAATTTTATAAAAAGGGTGTCGATGGGCATCTTTTTTATTTTTGGTATAATTATTTTATAAGAGGGGGATTACATATGCACAGCGGAGAAATTGCAGAATGGGTAGCAGCAATTGCTGAAGCATGTTCAGTAGTAGTGGCATTATTTTTGCCTTACTACAATCAACATGTGGAAAATAAACGTAAGTTAAGAAACATCAAAATGTTAATTCGCCGTATGGGAAGACGGGCAGTTAACGGTGAACCAGAAGCTATGGAACATTTACAAACTATTTTGACCACTGCTTATTTAAAAAACATTAATTCTAGAACTGAAGATGTGATTAATAAGGGTCAACAATTATTGGATATTTTAAACATGACGGATGGTAAACCTAATGATGAACAAAAAAAGACCATGCGTCGTTTAATTAAAGAAATTGAATATATGTAAAATAAAAATCCCGGGAGTTAATTCCCAGGATTTTTTTACTTAGAATAGTGTTCAATTTGACGGCCGTTTAAGGCTTGTGTATCACGATTGTTTTTACCGAATTGATGGATGAACCAATCGATTTGGTTTTGACTAACTGTAAGTGATGAATCATCAATTACGACCCATTCCACACCTTCAGTTAATGGAGGCGTAGTTAAGGAACCTTGATAATGAAAACCGCTAGATAGTCGAGCAATCCAGTTTTCTAATTTAATGGAAACACTTTGTGGTTCATCGGCATTGAAGTTATTAATAATGGCTTGTAGAGTAGGGTTACTATTTCCTAATTTAGGTAATATAGCAACTACTACGGTTTGCCCAATTTTATTTTGATGAACTAAATGAATTTCGAAAGGTAATTGTTTGCCGTTGATAGTGTGTTCAGCGGGTGCGTGAAAATGGATTTGTTGAAATTCAAACTCACGATTGAAGATAGTGGCATTACCAAAACCAGTTAATCTAATGGTAGTTTCATCATTAATTTCTTGCGTTAATTGATAAAATTTATCTGCGTAGATTGGCAAGAAATCTTGTACATGTTCATCGTTGGCAAC
This genomic window contains:
- a CDS encoding carbonic anhydrase family protein, producing MLDYNNQDSWYDDKHLNQSPVDLVANDEHVQDFLPIYADKFYQLTQEINDETTIRLTGFGNATIFNREFEFQQIHFHAPAEHTINGKQLPFEIHLVHQNKIGQTVVVAILPKLGNSNPTLQAIINNFNADEPQSVSIKLENWIARLSSGFHYQGSLTTPPLTEGVEWVVIDDSSLTVSQNQIDWFIHQFGKNNRDTQALNGRQIEHYSK
- a CDS encoding SLC13 family permease; translated protein: MIRNIWLNIVKDRVLQVVSIIWLALLFLKPMNIADIDVNTIVLLFNLMLIIALIKRVGMLDYISEAIIKRVKTTRQVVMWMTMVSFISSMLVTNDVAIITLVPLYIMVAKKYELPFIYPIILITIAANLGSAVTPIGNPQNVFLVEYYKISLKQFFGHSLWLLILGLITITVLLMFCSNKEIDTSAVKNISIKNRYLLIVSALLILVLLAQFSIISIWLDLLITLLLVETINYKCIADVDYSLLLSFVGFFLIVGMISRFTWIVNMINHFTGNSIATYLTSMGSSEVISNVPTAVLISKFSGNFSAIYAGVSIGGLGTLVASLANLLAYKQVSLNLPEYSNKFIKYFLLINVIVLVLLSMVKIFFI
- a CDS encoding flavocytochrome c; amino-acid sequence: MAKYIFHPNDLKDIKPSYDVVIVGSGATGLISAIQVAELGLKPVVLEKMDKLGGNSTRASSGMNAAETSVQLKHHVVDSFADFYNDTYVGGGKTNNVELLKYFTSHAALTVDWLAQHGIELDDLTITGAMHTKRTHRPSNQAPIGGYLVTNFLQIIEKMGIEVYNLVDVTKLIKDGDAISGVEFTDKDDNVHHISTNAVILATGGFGASKEIIGKYRKDLTHYRTTNQPGATGDGLQLAKQAGAALVDMNKIQVHPTVQQDNDHAFLIGEAIRGEGAILVDNQGKRFVNELDTRQAVTDAINQLPDKHAYLVLDQNVVDHAMAVKFYDSMGMVIHGDTVADLAKAIDVDATNLEDTVEKWNQAVANQHDELGRTTGMQRPLNKAPYLAIHIAPAVHYTMGGIKINHLTQVLNAHDDVIDGLYAAGETSGGLHGDNRIGGNSIAETVVFGRQAGQQVYRYISENKK
- the adhP gene encoding alcohol dehydrogenase AdhP; this encodes MKAAVVRDNSDGYVDIKDVDLRPIENGEALVQVEYCGLCHTDLHVANGDFGDQAGRIIGHEGVGRVVEIADDVDNLKVGDRVSIAWFFNGCGHCEYCLTGRETLCRQVKNAGFTVDGAMAEQVIVDAKYAVKVPEELDPVEATSLTCAGVTMYKALKVGQTKPGQWVEMVGAGGLGNLGVQFANNVFGANVVAVARGNNLEAAKKLGAKKGIDYRTENLSDKVKEETNGGAHVSVITAVNPIAFDQAINALRPDGHLVAVALPKGNMDLNIAQTVLNGIHVEGSLVGTRQDLKETFQAGAEGKVKPIVHTRKLSEINDVIDEMKNGKIVGRMVIDFTK
- the guaA gene encoding glutamine-hydrolyzing GMP synthase; the encoded protein is MDLSSFDKILVLDFGSQYNQLITRRIRDFGVYSELKAHDMSIDEIKAFNPKGIIFSGGPNSVYADDALTVDPKIFELNIPILGICYGMQLMAYNLGGGEVDGQDHGQYGHADIDITSDKADLFQNLPKEEPVWMSHGDLVRKVPNGFENVAKAEGCPITAMQDTARKFYGIQFHAEVRNTKYGNDILKNFVFNVCGAEANWSMNDFIDMKIKHIREEVGDKKVILGLSGGVDSSVTGVLLHKAIGDQLTCIFVDHGLLRKNEVKEVMDSLQGKFGLNIIQVDASELFLNKLKGVTDPEKKRKIIGKEFIEVFNQEAAKLKDVDFLAQGTLYTDVIESGTNTAETIKSHHNVGGLPEDLQFKLIEPVRSLFKDETRHLGEELGMPANLVWRQPFPGPGLGIRVIGEVTKDKLKIVRDSDYILRREIAKAGLDKDIWQYFTILPGFKSVGVMGDGRTYDYTIAIRAVNSIDGMTADFAKIPWDVLSEISTKITNEVDGVNRVVYDITSKPPSTIEWE